The window CCGACGGCAGGCGGCTGATCGCCTGGGGCATCGGCGGCGACGGCAACGAGTTCCACCAGCGGCTGGTCCTCGTCACCGTCGGCAGCAAGAAGGTGCGGCCGCTCAGCGGCTTCCGCTCGCCCAAGGACGACAGCGGCGGCCGCTGGGAGCCCCTGTTCACCACGCGCTGACCAGCTCCTCGTACCGGGCCCACAGCCCGTCGGCCGTCTCCCGGCCGGCGGGCCGCAGGGGTGCGCGCGGCGGGCCGGCGGGCAGACCGAGGCGGGCGAGGAGGGCCTTCGCGGTGACCGTGCCCGGCAGACCCGCGCCCATCATCGCCTCGATCAGCGGGGTCGCCGCCAGCTGGAGCGCGGTCGCCCGGGCGGTGTCGCCCGCGTCGAAAGCGTCGAGGATCGCCGTGAAGTGCCCGGGCACGGCGTTGGCGACCGTGCTCACGCAGCCCGCCGCGCCGACCGCGTACAGCGCGAGCACATGTTCGTCGCAGCCCGCGTAGTACGCCAACTCCGTCCGCGCGAGCACCTTCTGGGTGCCGAGGAAGTCGTAGGAGCAGTCCTTGACGGCCACGATCCGGGGATGCTCCGCGAGGCGGATCATGGTGTCCGGCTCGATCCTGGTGCCGGTGCGGCCCGGGATGTCGTACAGCATCACCGGCAGGCCGCTCGCGTCGGCCACCTCCAGGAAGTGGGCGGCCACGGCCTCCTGCGGCGGCCTGCTGTAGTACGGCGTCACCACCAGTACGCCGTCCGCGCCGGCCTTCTCGGCGGCGACGGCCAGCTCGACCGTGTGCCGGGTGTCGGACGTGCCCACGCCCGCGACCAGCGCGACCCGGTCGCCGACCGCCGCCCGCACCGCCGCGATCAGGTCCGCCTTCTCCGCGTCGGAGGTGGTGGGCGACTCTCCGGTGGTGCCGCTGAGGACCAGCCCGTCGCAGCCCTGCGCCACCAGCCGCGCGGCCAGCCGTGCGGCGCCGTCGGCGTCGAGGGCGCCGTCCTCGGTGAACGGCGTGACCATCGCGCAGAGCGTGCGGCCGAAGGGCGGGGCGGGCTTGTGCGTGCTCGTCATGGGAGTAGTCTCGGCACAACCCCGATGAAGCTCTACTTAAATTGACTACACTTCATTCCTAAGCATTGCTAATGAGTGAGGAGGCGGGGCAGCGGCCCTGTGTCCAACTCGCCCCTCATGGGTCACTATGGCCGGAGAGTCACCGACGTCTGTCATGGGAGGCACCATGAAGCTCGGCAAGGCACTGGCCACCGGCGTCGCCGAGGAGCGGCCGCCCGTCCACGAAGAGGATGCGCGGCTCCCCGAGGAGACCGTCCGCACCGAACCGGCCGAGCCGGCCCGCGAAGAGGTCCCGGCCGTCCGATGAGGATGCGGCTCCCGGCGGAACGCCCCACGGAGCCGCCGACCGGATACAAGATCGCCCACCCAGTGCTGTCCCAGGACGGCACCCGGGCCGGGTTCACCGGAGTGTCACTCGGCGGCGCGCTCCCTTACGGCGTGCTCGACGACGCCGCGTGCGTCTACGGCCGCAGGCACCGCCCGCCCGCGCGGCTGTGCGACTGCGGCTTCCACTGCGTCCACGACGCTACGGCGGCCGAGGCCCTGCTCTGCACCACCGAGTACCGCAGGGCGGTGCTGCTCGAGGTGTCCGTCCTCGGCGCGTACATCCGTTTCGAGCGCGGCTTCCGCTACGCCCGGCAGCGGGTGCGCACGGCGACCGTCGGGCCGTGCGACTGCGGTGCGGGGGCGGCCGGGCTGGCCGACGCGGGCTGGGGCAGGCCCGGCTGGCGCGTCCTGCTCCCCGTCTGCGGGAGCTGTGCGCGCGGCCGTACGTCCGTCTCGCTCGCGGGGTTCGCCCGGCTGGCCGGAGAGGGGCTGCGGATGGCCCGGGGAGCCGGTGCCGCAGCCGCGCCGTCCGGCGGGTTGGCGGTCGAGGACGAGTGCGGTGTGCCCGAACTCGCGGCCGAGGCAGCCCTGTTGCAGGCGCGCCTCGACTGGTTCCAGACCCAACTCGCCCGACTCGGGGAAAGCGGGGACCGGGGAGGGGGCCAGGGCTAACGGCCCTGTGGCCGGGTACCCGGATGTTCCGTAGGAAAGGAGGCGGGGCACCGTGACCGTGACCCAGTACGCACGGCCCGCGGCCCACGGACGCCCCTCCACGGGCGAACCCGTCGGCCGGGCCACCGAACAGCTCTCCCGGCCGTTGCGGCAGGCGGTCGCCCTCGCCAAGGAGGAGCCGGCAGAGAAGGGACACCGGGCCGGACGCGGCGGCGGACTGCTGGGCGCCGCGGGCGCGGCCGGCTACGTCGGGCTGATCGTCCTGGCCGGAGCGGCCACCGCCGCCCTCGTTTTGGCGCTGCCCGGTTGGGTGGCGGCGCCGACCGTGGCCGCGGTGTTCTTCGCCGTGACCGCCGTGCCGGCCGCGACCCGACGCGCCCGGCTGCGCCGCGCCGCCCCGCCCGCACCGGAGGAGACCCCCGACAGTGTCAGGGCGGACGTCGACGTGATCAGGGAAAGGGCACACCGATGACGCACAGGACCCCGCACGGCTCGGGCGCCAAGGGCCCCGACGAGCTGCGGCAGCAGATC of the Streptomyces sp. 1222.5 genome contains:
- the dapA gene encoding 4-hydroxy-tetrahydrodipicolinate synthase; its protein translation is MTSTHKPAPPFGRTLCAMVTPFTEDGALDADGAARLAARLVAQGCDGLVLSGTTGESPTTSDAEKADLIAAVRAAVGDRVALVAGVGTSDTRHTVELAVAAEKAGADGVLVVTPYYSRPPQEAVAAHFLEVADASGLPVMLYDIPGRTGTRIEPDTMIRLAEHPRIVAVKDCSYDFLGTQKVLARTELAYYAGCDEHVLALYAVGAAGCVSTVANAVPGHFTAILDAFDAGDTARATALQLAATPLIEAMMGAGLPGTVTAKALLARLGLPAGPPRAPLRPAGRETADGLWARYEELVSAW
- a CDS encoding phage holin family protein — translated: MTVTQYARPAAHGRPSTGEPVGRATEQLSRPLRQAVALAKEEPAEKGHRAGRGGGLLGAAGAAGYVGLIVLAGAATAALVLALPGWVAAPTVAAVFFAVTAVPAATRRARLRRAAPPAPEETPDSVRADVDVIRERAHR